One stretch of Microcebus murinus isolate Inina chromosome 12, M.murinus_Inina_mat1.0, whole genome shotgun sequence DNA includes these proteins:
- the LINC02913 gene encoding LOW QUALITY PROTEIN: putative uncharacterized protein encoded by LINC02913 (The sequence of the model RefSeq protein was modified relative to this genomic sequence to represent the inferred CDS: inserted 3 bases in 2 codons; deleted 4 bases in 3 codons; substituted 1 base at 1 genomic stop codon): protein MGYVTMVSNWHLPGEVGXENLPSLNLPLSSRPLPRLWPLPGTPFLPTPALLACASSSRKPSLVPSGPSSMASGVLTARSGPDCLLCTQDCEPHEGRKHTAVHSCVPARAWPRAPQGMRRLHPLLCSALLCDPGSQVRQEPPWPHRPGSGRAAAAADGAASFPSMSSGSTLPGAPRAAELRLCPLITDAQGSCXLWGGSKPGSRSCCLLLRKFPGLPAQQWPFPCVVWNDGXSCHGAMRKLRHTVVKQCAQGP from the exons ATGGGGTATGTGACCATGGTCAGTAATTGGCACCTGCCTGGAGAGGTGGG TGAAAACTTGCCATCTTTGAACCTACCACTTTCTTCCAGGCCTTTGCCCAGGCTGTGGCCTCTGCCTGGAACTCCTTTCCTTCCCACTCCAGCCCTTCTCGCCTGtgcctcttcctccaggaagccctccctggtG CCCAGTGGGCCCTCTTCTATGGCCTCTGGGGTTCTCACCGCACGCTCAGGCCCCGATTGTCTACTTTGCACACAAGACTGTGAGCCTCATGAGGGCAGGAAACACACAGCTGTTCACAGTTGTGTC CCAGCAAGGGCCTGGCCCAGAGCTCCTCAGGGAATGAGACGCCTACatcctctgctctgctctgctctgctctgtgaccctgggagCCAGGTG AGGCAGGAGCCGCCCTGGCCACACCGCCCAGGCTCGGGGAGAGCAGCAGCCGCAGCTGATGGGGCAGCGTCTTTCCCCAGCATGTCATCGGGGAGCACGCTCCCAGGGGCCCCAAGGGCTGCAGAACTCCGGCTCTGCCCTCTGATCACCGATGCCCAGGGCAGCT CCCTGTGGGGCGGGAGTAAGCCTGGTTCTAGGTCGTGTTGCCTCCTGCTAAGAAAGTTCCCAGGTTTACCTGCCCAGCAGTGGCCCTTTCCCTGCGTGGTCTGGAATGATGGGTAGAGCTGCCACGGAGCG atgaggaaactgaggcacacagtaGTTAAGCAATGTGCCCAGGGCCCCTAG